The window CAGGAGACGGTGGTGTCCTCTGGCGCGGATATCGGCATCGCGCTCGATGGCGATGCCGACCGCCTGATCGTGGTCGACGAAAAGGGCAAGGTGGTCGACGGAGACCAGATCATGGCGCTGATCGGCAGCCAGTGGGCGATGCAGGGCCGTCTGCGCGGCGGCGGCGTGGTGGCGACGATCATGTCGAACCTCGGCCTCGAACGCTTCCTCAATGGACAGGGGCTGACGCTGGAGCGCACCGCCGTGGGCGATCGCCATGTGCTGGAGCGCATGCGCAAGTCGCAGTTCAATGTCGGCGGGGAACAGTCCGGGCACATGATCCTGCTTGACCATGCGACCACCGGCGACGGCACCGTGGCGGCGTTGCAGGTGCTGGCGGCGCTGGTGCAGAGCGGCAAGCGCGCAAGCGAGCTGCTCCATCTGTTCGATCCGGTGCCGCAGCTGCTGCGCAATGTGCGCTTCTCGGGCGGCAAGCCGCTGGAGGCCGAGAGCGTGAAGGCCGCGATCGCCGATGTCGAGGCCTCGCTCGCCGGGCGCGGGCGTCTGGTGATCCGTCCCTCGGGCACCGAGCCGGTGATCCGCGTCATGGCCGAGGGCGACGATGCCACGCAGGTCGAGGCGGCGGTCGCGCAGGTCTGTTCGGCGGTGGAGCAGGCGGCGGCCTGAATCGCCGGGACCTGAATCGCCCCCCTCTGAATCGCTACTGCGTAACGGGCCACCTGTTGCCCAATATCCCGCCCCGGCCCGAAATCGCCGGGTCGGGCGAGGGGCCTTGCGGCTTGGCTCTGGCATAATCGCGAACAATCCGGCAAAAGCGCGCGCTCACGGGCTGCTGCGAGCCTTGATGTGCCGGAGTGCCCTGATGCTGGAAATGAGACCCGATTGCGAACGCTGCGGCACGGCGCTGCCGGCCGAGGCGCCGGGCGCGTTCATTTGCAGCTTCGAATGCACCTATTGCACCGAATGCGCTGATGCGCTGGACGATCTTTGCCCCAATTGCGGGGGTGAACTGGTCGACCGGCCGACGCGCGCGAAGCGGCACCATGATTCGGCGCCGCCGTCAAAGGAGCGTCGTTTCAAGGGGTAAGGCGCCTGCTGCATTGCGTGCGAAAGGTCCGATACGGCCTTTCGCGCGCGGCAGGACTGTACCTGAGGCTCATGTTGCCATAAAAGTTTCACGGCTGGTCGACCCCGGAAGGGTGCCGTTCAGATTTCCCGTCCTAGTAGTTTTTGTCCTGTCGTGTGTTTCGACCGGTTTCGCCGCATTGGTGGGCCGGCCATGATCCTGGCCTTTCCCGACCGCAGGAAAGGGCGGAAGTATCTGTAGAGAGCGGTGTTTTCGAGGTCACGCGTGCCTGCCGTCAGTCCCTTCTCTCCTCCTCCGCCCCACAATGACCCGTCCGAACCGCCGCGTCTTTCCCTCGTCGTTGCCGAGCCGCGCGAGATCCAGATGATCTCCTCGCGCATGGTGCTGTCGCTGCTGGCGGGCGGGTGCGTGCTGCTGGCGCTGCTGCTTCATGCCGCCGATGTGGAGATCGCCGCCAGGGCGCCCGGAACGCTGCTGTATACCGCGATCTTCGCGGTGCTCGGCCTGTTCCGCTGGCGCACGCGCGGGACCACGCACCGCATCCTGCGGCCGCTGGGCGACATGGTGGAATATGCGGCGCTGTTCATGGTCGTCACGCTGACCTGCGCGATCGCGAGCTATCCGGTCGCGGCGCTCAGCCGGGGCTTTGCCGATGCCGCGCTCCAGCGTGCCGACATGGCGCTCCATTTCGACTGGCTGGCCTGGTATCGCATGGTGGCCGCGCATCCGCTGCTGCAGGACGTCAGTCGCAGCGCCTATGCGATGATCTATGTATCCCCGGCGATCCTGCTCGGCTGGCTGGCGTGGACCGGCCAGCGGCGCGTGGCGCATGACTTCATCGTCGCCGTGTGTCTTGCCGCGTGGATCACGCTGTTCGCCTTCTGGTTCATGCCTGCTGTCGGCCCGTTCGCCTATCTGTGGCACGGGGCGATCCCCTATCTGCCGGTGAGCGACCTGTGGCAGCCGCAGGTGATCCCGCAGCTGCGCGCGCATGTCTTCACCGAAGTTGATCCCGGCCATCTCGTGGGCCTCGTTTCCGCGCCCAGCTTCCATGCGGCGGCCGCGACGCTGCTGATAACGTTCGCGGCGCGCCAGAAGGTGATCCGCTGGCCGCTGATCGCGATCAACGTGGCGATGCTGCTCTCCACCCCGGTCGAGGGCACGCACTATCTCACCGACATGATCCTGGGCGCGATCGTGGCCGGGATCGCGCTGCAGCTGACCGTGCTGCTGCGCGAATGGGTGGGGGTGCGCGTGCGGATCGGCACGCAGGCCCGAAAGTCCGGCGCTCTGGCGTGAATATCGGGGGCATGAGCATCCCCCGCGTCCTCTCTATTGCCGGGTCCGACAGTTCGGGTGGCGCCGGTATTCAGGCCGATATCCGCACGATCACGATGCTGGGCGGTTATGCGATGACCGCGATCACCGCGCTGACCGCGCAGAACTCGCTGGGCGTGAGCGCGGTCGAGGTGATGCCTGCCGACTTTGTGATCGCGCAGACCCGCGCCTGTATCGACGATATCGGCGTGGACGCGGTGAAGATCGGCATGCTGGGCAGCGCCGATATCGCCCACGCCGTGGCCGATCTGCTGGAGCGGACAGACGTGCCGGTGGTGTTCGATCCGGTGATGATCGCCACTAGCGGAGCCGTTCTGGCCGATGCCGATACCGTCGCCGCGTTCAACCGGCTGATGGCGCGCGCCACGCTGACGACGCCCAATTACAACGAGCTGGCCGCCCTCGGCGGCGCACAGGCGCTGGTCGCGCGCGGTATCGCGTTCCTCGCGAAGGGCGGCGATGCCCCCGGCGACGTGGTGGAGGACCGGCTGGAGCGCCCCGGCCTGCCGCCGAGGCGCTGGCAGGCGTCACGGATCGAGACGCGCCATACCCACGGCACCGGCTGCACGATGGCCAGCGCCATCGCCACCGGGCTGGGGCAGGGGGCGGCGCTGGAACAGGCGATCGAACAGGCGCGCGCCTTCGTTCGTGCCGCCCTGCTGGCCGCACCCGGCTTTGGCGCCGGGCACGGCCCGCTGGGTCATCAGGCGGTGCGGCTCTGAAAGGTGGCGGCGTCGAGTTGCAGGTAGACGCTGTCGCACCATTCCTCGCCAACCTGCCATGTACCTTGCGCGCGGCCCGTCTCCTGAAAACCCAGCCGCGTCAGCAGGCCGAGGCAGGCCATATTGCGCGGATCGACGTCGGCTGTGGCGTGGGGAAGGCGGTGTTTGGCGAAGCCACGGGCCAGCACGGCCTCCAGCGCCTCGCGCATCAGGCCCTGTGCCCAGAATGCCGGGTGCAGGATGAAGCCGAGTTCCGGGAAGCGCCAGAACCCGGCTTTGCCGATGGCGCGGCCTTCGTGTTCGATCACGAAATCCTCACCCTGCTGTGCGGGCAGGGCGATCATGCCTGCCAGCCAGTCGCGGGTTTCGTCCATCTTGGTATGCGGCAGGCGCGACCAGTAGCGCATCGCCTCGGGATGCGCGAACACGGCATGGAGGTCGTCGAGGTCGTCGCCAAGGGCCGGGCGCAGCACCAGACGCGATGTGGTGATCGTCGCGCCTGGTGCTGCCTGTCCGGTCATGTGCCTTGCTCGGTGTCCTGAAAGCTCAGGTGGTGCGGGGCGTCTCGAACTTGATGTCGTAGAACTCGCAGACGCGCTTCCAGCCGTCTTCGGCGGTCTCGCACCAGGTGAACAGGTTCAGGTCCGCCTTGTTGATCACGCCTTCTTCGGCCAGGGCCTCGAAGTTGACCACGCGCTCCCAGAACTCGCGACCGTAGAGCAGGATCGGGATCGGCTTCATCTTGCCGGTCTGGATCAGGGTCAGCAGTTCGAAGAACTCATCGAAGGTGCCGAAGCCGCCGGGGAACACCGCCACCGCGCGGGCGCGCAGCAGAAAGTGCATCTTGCGCAGCGCGAAGTAGTGGAACTGGAAGGCGAGGCGCGGGGTGACATAGGGGTTGGGCGCCTGCTCGTGCGGGAGCACGATGTTGAGGCCCAGCGATTCCGCGCCGACATCGCTGGCGCCGCGGTTTGCGGCTTCCATGATCGAGGGGCCACCGCCCGAGCAGACCACGAACTGGCGCATGCCCTTCTCGACGATGGCGCGCTGGCTCGCGAACTGGGCGAGGCGGCGTGCCTCATCGTAATACTTGGCCTTGGCGGCAAGCTTTTCGGCCACCACGCGGCGTTCGTCGCTGTCGGCAGCGGCGACCAGCGCCTCTGCGGCCTCGGGCGAGGGGATGCGGGCAGAGCCGTACATCACCAGCGTCGAGCCGATGTTGGCCTCTTCCAGCAGCATCTCGGGCTTGAGCAGTTCCAGCTGGAAACGCACCGGGCGCAGCTCGTCGCGCAGCAGGAACTCGGTGTCCTGAAAGGCGAGGCGGTAGGCGGGGTTGCGGGTCTGGATCGTGCCGCTCTGGGCGTCGGCAAAGCCGGCTTCCTGTTCGGCCTTGTAGAAGCGGCGGTGGGACAGGCTCTGCTGTTCGTCTTCGGTCATCGTCTTTTTAGTCATTACCCCTTCATGGCCTTTCCCCGGCGGTTTGCAAATACATCTTTGGCGGTTCGTGAAAGGCGCAGCGGAAATAGGGGCTCGCCCGAAGGAATGTCGATCGTTAGGCTGCTGCCGTCATGACCTTTTCCGCGCTCCCCCGCCGTTCCGCCCTCGGGCTTCTTGCTGCCGCGCCTGTGATGATCGGTGCGCGGGGACTGGCCCGTGCCGCCCCAACTTCGCCACCCCGTCCGCCGCTGCGCAAGCCCAGGGCGCTGAAGGCAGGCGATACGCTGGGGCTGGTCGCGCCCGCAGGCTTCATTGCCGACCGTTTCGGGCTGGAGGAGATCATGGAGGCGGTGCGCGCGATGGGGCTGGAGCCCAAGCCT of the Novosphingobium sp. 9 genome contains:
- a CDS encoding GNAT family N-acetyltransferase, producing the protein MTGQAAPGATITTSRLVLRPALGDDLDDLHAVFAHPEAMRYWSRLPHTKMDETRDWLAGMIALPAQQGEDFVIEHEGRAIGKAGFWRFPELGFILHPAFWAQGLMREALEAVLARGFAKHRLPHATADVDPRNMACLGLLTRLGFQETGRAQGTWQVGEEWCDSVYLQLDAATFQSRTA
- a CDS encoding LOG family protein; translated protein: MTEDEQQSLSHRRFYKAEQEAGFADAQSGTIQTRNPAYRLAFQDTEFLLRDELRPVRFQLELLKPEMLLEEANIGSTLVMYGSARIPSPEAAEALVAAADSDERRVVAEKLAAKAKYYDEARRLAQFASQRAIVEKGMRQFVVCSGGGPSIMEAANRGASDVGAESLGLNIVLPHEQAPNPYVTPRLAFQFHYFALRKMHFLLRARAVAVFPGGFGTFDEFFELLTLIQTGKMKPIPILLYGREFWERVVNFEALAEEGVINKADLNLFTWCETAEDGWKRVCEFYDIKFETPRTT
- a CDS encoding phosphatase PAP2 family protein encodes the protein MISSRMVLSLLAGGCVLLALLLHAADVEIAARAPGTLLYTAIFAVLGLFRWRTRGTTHRILRPLGDMVEYAALFMVVTLTCAIASYPVAALSRGFADAALQRADMALHFDWLAWYRMVAAHPLLQDVSRSAYAMIYVSPAILLGWLAWTGQRRVAHDFIVAVCLAAWITLFAFWFMPAVGPFAYLWHGAIPYLPVSDLWQPQVIPQLRAHVFTEVDPGHLVGLVSAPSFHAAAATLLITFAARQKVIRWPLIAINVAMLLSTPVEGTHYLTDMILGAIVAGIALQLTVLLREWVGVRVRIGTQARKSGALA
- the thiD gene encoding bifunctional hydroxymethylpyrimidine kinase/phosphomethylpyrimidine kinase translates to MSIPRVLSIAGSDSSGGAGIQADIRTITMLGGYAMTAITALTAQNSLGVSAVEVMPADFVIAQTRACIDDIGVDAVKIGMLGSADIAHAVADLLERTDVPVVFDPVMIATSGAVLADADTVAAFNRLMARATLTTPNYNELAALGGAQALVARGIAFLAKGGDAPGDVVEDRLERPGLPPRRWQASRIETRHTHGTGCTMASAIATGLGQGAALEQAIEQARAFVRAALLAAPGFGAGHGPLGHQAVRL
- a CDS encoding DUF1272 domain-containing protein; the encoded protein is MLEMRPDCERCGTALPAEAPGAFICSFECTYCTECADALDDLCPNCGGELVDRPTRAKRHHDSAPPSKERRFKG